In Rattus norvegicus strain BN/NHsdMcwi chromosome 1, GRCr8, whole genome shotgun sequence, a genomic segment contains:
- the RGD1563285 gene encoding uncharacterized protein LOC499273 isoform X4, translating into MLFLKLENSRAIAEAKSAEGKERQTTEPAQVTTGASRICSKRLPQQDTTLRAVTSQSPMVTDSEWFGLNPEEQLAWAKSSQDPRIAVGPYSPLEKKIKIPTTINGIRK; encoded by the exons ATGCTATTCTTGAAGCTGGAGAACAGTAGAGCGATTGCTGAAGCCAAGAGCGCTGAGGGGAAAGAGCGCCAGACCACAGAGCCAGCACAAGTAACCACTGGGGCTTCGAGAATATGCAGCAAAAGACTACCACAGCAGGACACAACACTGAGGGCTGTCACCTCACAGTCACCCATGGTGACAGACTCAGAGTGGTTTGGTCTGAATCCAGAGGAACA ATTGGCCTGGGCTAAGAGTTCTCAAGACCCTCGGATTGCAGTCGGACCCTATTCCccactagaaaagaaaattaag ATTCCTACTACTATCAACGGCATCAGGAAATGA
- the RGD1563285 gene encoding uncharacterized protein LOC499273, whose product MKDRLAWAKSSQDPRIAVGPYSPLEKKIKGLGGTHASRVRKLLVQELQQESETVDKLKTMSFDFRFAKADSYYYQRHQEMIREAWNYKPDSEWDNNPEGEKKPKCKKPENGKKQEYLVPEREMSQIEKHIHRAERARGLRDQKYRLIPQNIPNEMFSPKSLVPEDEKNKNIQKTHKTIPKKPKVEWAKEQMKQHRDRMVRGRALTEQRKDQKKTPMLTSHARPHLKPKGKKKEKKEFEKVIAYPIYQPSNESLIEVTVLMEKSKAENVQKPLQRELLSMPPFLKSQLKRNKKLKPSP is encoded by the exons ATGAAGGACAG ATTGGCCTGGGCTAAGAGTTCTCAAGACCCTCGGATTGCAGTCGGACCCTATTCCccactagaaaagaaaattaag GGTTTAGGTGGCACCCATGCTTCACGAGTGAGAAAACTGTTAGTCCAGGAGTTGCAACAGGAGAGTGAAACAGTTGATAAACTTAAGACCATGTCTTTTGACTTCCGGTTTGCTAAAGCAGATTCCTACTACTATCAACGGCATCAGGAAATGATCAGAGAAGCGTGGAATTACAAACCAGACTCGGAATGGGACAATAAcccagagggagaaaagaaaccaaaatgcaAAAAACCAGAGAATGGTAAAAAACAGGAGTACCTAGTGCCCGAGAGGGAAATGAGTCAGATAGAGAAGCACATACACAGAGCTGAGCGGGCTAGAGGCCTCAGGGACCAAAAATACCGACTGATCCCTCAGAACATTCCAAATGAGATGTTTTCCCCAAAATCATTAGTGCCAGAGGAcgaaaagaataaaaacatccagaaaacacacaaaaccaTACCCAAAAAGCCTAAAGTAGAGTGGGCGAAGGAGCAGATGAAACAACACAGAGACCGGATGGTGAGAGGCAGAGCGCTCACCGAGCAGAGAAAGGACCAGAAGAAGACGCCAATGTTAACCAGCCACGCCCGCCCTCACTTAAAACccaaagggaagaaaaaggaaaagaaagagtttGAAAAGGTCATAGCTTATCCCATCTACCAGCCTTCCAACGAATCACTTATAGAAGTGACAGTTCTGATGGAAAAGTCGAAGGCGGAAAACGTACAAAAACCACTCCAAAGGGAACTCCTGAGTATGCCACCATTTTTGAAAAGTCaactaaagagaaataaaaagcttAAGCCATCTCCTTGA
- the RGD1563285 gene encoding uncharacterized protein LOC499273 isoform X5 encodes MLFLKLENSRAIAEAKSAEGKERQTTEPAQVTTGASRICSKRLPQQDTTLRAVTSQSPMVTDSEWFGLNPEEQLAWAKSSQDPRIAVGPYSPLEKKIKVAPMLHE; translated from the exons ATGCTATTCTTGAAGCTGGAGAACAGTAGAGCGATTGCTGAAGCCAAGAGCGCTGAGGGGAAAGAGCGCCAGACCACAGAGCCAGCACAAGTAACCACTGGGGCTTCGAGAATATGCAGCAAAAGACTACCACAGCAGGACACAACACTGAGGGCTGTCACCTCACAGTCACCCATGGTGACAGACTCAGAGTGGTTTGGTCTGAATCCAGAGGAACA ATTGGCCTGGGCTAAGAGTTCTCAAGACCCTCGGATTGCAGTCGGACCCTATTCCccactagaaaagaaaattaag GTGGCACCCATGCTTCACGAGTGA
- the RGD1563285 gene encoding uncharacterized protein LOC499273 isoform X1 has translation MLFLKLENSRAIAEAKSAEGKERQTTEPAQVTTGASRICSKRLPQQDTTLRAVTSQSPMVTDSEWFGLNPEEQLAWAKSSQDPRIAVGPYSPLEKKIKGLGGTHASRVRKLLVQELQQESETVDKLKTMSFDFRFAKADSYYYQRHQEMIREAWNYKPDSEWDNNPEGEKKPKCKKPENGKKQEYLVPEREMSQIEKHIHRAERARGLRDQKYRLIPQNIPNEMFSPKSLVPEDEKNKNIQKTHKTIPKKPKVEWAKEQMKQHRDRMVRGRALTEQRKDQKKTPMLTSHARPHLKPKGKKKEKKEFEKVIAYPIYQPSNESLIEVTVLMEKSKAENVQKPLQRELLSMPPFLKSQLKRNKKLKPSP, from the exons ATGCTATTCTTGAAGCTGGAGAACAGTAGAGCGATTGCTGAAGCCAAGAGCGCTGAGGGGAAAGAGCGCCAGACCACAGAGCCAGCACAAGTAACCACTGGGGCTTCGAGAATATGCAGCAAAAGACTACCACAGCAGGACACAACACTGAGGGCTGTCACCTCACAGTCACCCATGGTGACAGACTCAGAGTGGTTTGGTCTGAATCCAGAGGAACA ATTGGCCTGGGCTAAGAGTTCTCAAGACCCTCGGATTGCAGTCGGACCCTATTCCccactagaaaagaaaattaag GGTTTAGGTGGCACCCATGCTTCACGAGTGAGAAAACTGTTAGTCCAGGAGTTGCAACAGGAGAGTGAAACAGTTGATAAACTTAAGACCATGTCTTTTGACTTCCGGTTTGCTAAAGCAGATTCCTACTACTATCAACGGCATCAGGAAATGATCAGAGAAGCGTGGAATTACAAACCAGACTCGGAATGGGACAATAAcccagagggagaaaagaaaccaaaatgcaAAAAACCAGAGAATGGTAAAAAACAGGAGTACCTAGTGCCCGAGAGGGAAATGAGTCAGATAGAGAAGCACATACACAGAGCTGAGCGGGCTAGAGGCCTCAGGGACCAAAAATACCGACTGATCCCTCAGAACATTCCAAATGAGATGTTTTCCCCAAAATCATTAGTGCCAGAGGAcgaaaagaataaaaacatccagaaaacacacaaaaccaTACCCAAAAAGCCTAAAGTAGAGTGGGCGAAGGAGCAGATGAAACAACACAGAGACCGGATGGTGAGAGGCAGAGCGCTCACCGAGCAGAGAAAGGACCAGAAGAAGACGCCAATGTTAACCAGCCACGCCCGCCCTCACTTAAAACccaaagggaagaaaaaggaaaagaaagagtttGAAAAGGTCATAGCTTATCCCATCTACCAGCCTTCCAACGAATCACTTATAGAAGTGACAGTTCTGATGGAAAAGTCGAAGGCGGAAAACGTACAAAAACCACTCCAAAGGGAACTCCTGAGTATGCCACCATTTTTGAAAAGTCaactaaagagaaataaaaagcttAAGCCATCTCCTTGA
- the RGD1563285 gene encoding uncharacterized protein LOC499273 isoform X3 has protein sequence MIREAWNYKPDSEWDNNPEGEKKPKCKKPENGKKQEYLVPEREMSQIEKHIHRAERARGLRDQKYRLIPQNIPNEMFSPKSLVPEDEKNKNIQKTHKTIPKKPKVEWAKEQMKQHRDRMVRGRALTEQRKDQKKTPMLTSHARPHLKPKGKKKEKKEFEKVIAYPIYQPSNESLIEVTVLMEKSKAENVQKPLQRELLSMPPFLKSQLKRNKKLKPSP, from the coding sequence ATGATCAGAGAAGCGTGGAATTACAAACCAGACTCGGAATGGGACAATAAcccagagggagaaaagaaaccaaaatgcaAAAAACCAGAGAATGGTAAAAAACAGGAGTACCTAGTGCCCGAGAGGGAAATGAGTCAGATAGAGAAGCACATACACAGAGCTGAGCGGGCTAGAGGCCTCAGGGACCAAAAATACCGACTGATCCCTCAGAACATTCCAAATGAGATGTTTTCCCCAAAATCATTAGTGCCAGAGGAcgaaaagaataaaaacatccagaaaacacacaaaaccaTACCCAAAAAGCCTAAAGTAGAGTGGGCGAAGGAGCAGATGAAACAACACAGAGACCGGATGGTGAGAGGCAGAGCGCTCACCGAGCAGAGAAAGGACCAGAAGAAGACGCCAATGTTAACCAGCCACGCCCGCCCTCACTTAAAACccaaagggaagaaaaaggaaaagaaagagtttGAAAAGGTCATAGCTTATCCCATCTACCAGCCTTCCAACGAATCACTTATAGAAGTGACAGTTCTGATGGAAAAGTCGAAGGCGGAAAACGTACAAAAACCACTCCAAAGGGAACTCCTGAGTATGCCACCATTTTTGAAAAGTCaactaaagagaaataaaaagcttAAGCCATCTCCTTGA
- the RGD1563285 gene encoding uncharacterized protein LOC499273 isoform X2, with the protein MSFDFRFAKADSYYYQRHQEMIREAWNYKPDSEWDNNPEGEKKPKCKKPENGKKQEYLVPEREMSQIEKHIHRAERARGLRDQKYRLIPQNIPNEMFSPKSLVPEDEKNKNIQKTHKTIPKKPKVEWAKEQMKQHRDRMVRGRALTEQRKDQKKTPMLTSHARPHLKPKGKKKEKKEFEKVIAYPIYQPSNESLIEVTVLMEKSKAENVQKPLQRELLSMPPFLKSQLKRNKKLKPSP; encoded by the coding sequence ATGTCTTTTGACTTCCGGTTTGCTAAAGCAGATTCCTACTACTATCAACGGCATCAGGAAATGATCAGAGAAGCGTGGAATTACAAACCAGACTCGGAATGGGACAATAAcccagagggagaaaagaaaccaaaatgcaAAAAACCAGAGAATGGTAAAAAACAGGAGTACCTAGTGCCCGAGAGGGAAATGAGTCAGATAGAGAAGCACATACACAGAGCTGAGCGGGCTAGAGGCCTCAGGGACCAAAAATACCGACTGATCCCTCAGAACATTCCAAATGAGATGTTTTCCCCAAAATCATTAGTGCCAGAGGAcgaaaagaataaaaacatccagaaaacacacaaaaccaTACCCAAAAAGCCTAAAGTAGAGTGGGCGAAGGAGCAGATGAAACAACACAGAGACCGGATGGTGAGAGGCAGAGCGCTCACCGAGCAGAGAAAGGACCAGAAGAAGACGCCAATGTTAACCAGCCACGCCCGCCCTCACTTAAAACccaaagggaagaaaaaggaaaagaaagagtttGAAAAGGTCATAGCTTATCCCATCTACCAGCCTTCCAACGAATCACTTATAGAAGTGACAGTTCTGATGGAAAAGTCGAAGGCGGAAAACGTACAAAAACCACTCCAAAGGGAACTCCTGAGTATGCCACCATTTTTGAAAAGTCaactaaagagaaataaaaagcttAAGCCATCTCCTTGA